The following are encoded in a window of Halosolutus halophilus genomic DNA:
- a CDS encoding 2,3,4,5-tetrahydropyridine-2,6-dicarboxylate N-succinyltransferase, protein MSALQDEIEHLWTRYDDGEISADSAGEDAYATLDAFLDALEAGEIRAAEKHGGEWEANEWVKQGILLNFGLRSIGQYEHGGVTYNDVLPLAETGAYGDRGSRNTPDGTVVRRGARIGSDCILMSPAFVNIGAHVGDGTLVDSCDTVGSCAQIGANVKLGANTLIGGVLEPVENAPVIVEDDVSLGAGCRVTSGFVVGENSVVGENTLLTPRIPVYDLAEEEVLYGRLPPERRAFTRFVESSISDHDLFDGGAYKPAVVATDLETETIEATEREEVLRE, encoded by the coding sequence ATGAGTGCATTACAGGACGAAATCGAACACCTCTGGACACGGTACGACGACGGCGAAATCAGCGCCGACTCCGCGGGCGAGGACGCGTACGCAACCCTGGACGCCTTCCTCGACGCCCTCGAGGCAGGCGAGATCCGCGCCGCCGAGAAACACGGCGGCGAGTGGGAGGCGAACGAGTGGGTCAAGCAGGGGATCCTGCTCAACTTCGGGCTGCGATCGATCGGCCAGTACGAGCACGGCGGCGTCACCTACAACGACGTCCTGCCGCTCGCGGAGACGGGCGCGTACGGCGATCGCGGGAGCCGCAACACGCCGGACGGGACCGTCGTCCGCCGTGGGGCACGTATCGGGTCGGACTGCATCCTGATGAGCCCCGCCTTCGTCAACATCGGGGCTCACGTCGGGGACGGTACCCTCGTGGACTCCTGTGACACCGTCGGCTCGTGCGCCCAGATCGGCGCGAACGTCAAGCTAGGCGCGAACACCCTCATCGGGGGCGTCCTCGAACCCGTCGAGAACGCGCCGGTCATCGTCGAGGATGACGTCTCGCTCGGCGCGGGCTGTCGCGTCACGAGCGGCTTCGTCGTCGGCGAGAACAGCGTGGTCGGCGAGAACACCCTGCTGACGCCGCGGATTCCGGTCTACGACCTCGCGGAGGAAGAAGTGCTCTACGGCCGCCTTCCGCCGGAGCGGCGCGCGTTCACCCGGTTCGTCGAATCCTCGATCAGCGACCACGACCTCTTCGACGGCGGCGCGTACAAACCCGCCGTCGTCGCGACCGACCTCGAGACGGAGACGATCGAGGCGACCGAACGCGAGGAGGTGCTGCGGGAGTGA